One genomic segment of Penaeus chinensis breed Huanghai No. 1 chromosome 13, ASM1920278v2, whole genome shotgun sequence includes these proteins:
- the LOC125031504 gene encoding uncharacterized protein LOC125031504 isoform X2, translated as MWLLRPRHRNLLRSAAVVSALVSVVLFLSSAFLLDDSAPLPRSSLVTSPPAATASPLALQLTQSQPQQDGANDLRDKLPSQVSSDKNDFFNPYKGKVIERKVVKKISGDDKKKKKVESTDRKGAGGSGGREPSFGFVNKDFQSPYNPHARNPLVETFENIVNGEYGINPGMVLGAVAALQQSKSLSNGGERIENSHRGSNGEERVRVRNEERIVSSKERLKGVMLPGASGGKDLRDGSIGDKATRGTPIKPRKENRNSQGSKQNILGSLLTQIGPSILGGALSKTVHSGQGSPQGPPQGSPLKTLISEVGPSLLSGILQNGKDHSGPGGGGGESSPLQSIVSGLGPLLLAGAVSQGLGGNGRDKDTQSPIQSMISNLGPQLMSNVLKQGLGVGKGRSQDPSPVESIISGLGPLLGNAMQRSFQGDNSKSPVVSILGGLGSSLLSGISKKSQGNARHNGAPKRNTPRVQGPQPQEPSRQREQTDNNNNNRSLPAAPSPGSPNFREGKDPRQEPEGLKEVHPWAGEGEEEHRTEDNNNAAAPNPLLRRAAGSLLEQWLPDRLSVPKANSTRGAWQMAVNLALGNPKDKKGRRSQFWSWLRQLSGSDQKASHAAADWILRALNNPARAAHARAISDFYDAVTRVRPICQSAETVGGLYNWKKDVLEGSKVVCMDPDVTPKKRGCVVYSFGVEDEWSFEEEMEGYGCEVWAFDAAMTTGNHNHSDSIHFYNIGLAASNTTRDVRGQTWNLFTYPAVVAKLGHSKTAVSYLNLDAAGSEWEILKEAMQDSPHILTNVHQLGVKVHLDLALKDPALYQVNLNTLRDLESYGFQLFSSVQEEARENVYFDPLPKRTVSLTYDLVFLRI; from the exons aTGTGGCTCCTTCGCCCTCGCCACCGGAACCTCCTTCGCTCGGCGGCCGTCGTCTCCGCCCTGGTCTCCGTCGTCCTCTTCCTCAGCAG CGCATTCCTGCTCGACGACTCGGCGCCGCTGCCACGGTCGTCCCTGGTGACGTCACCGCCCGCCGCAACGGCCTCCCCGCTCGCCCTGCAACTGACACAGTCTCAGCCTCAGCAGGACGGAGCCAATGACCTCCGGGACAAGCTGCCGTCCCAGGTGTCTTCCGATAAGAACGACTTTTTCAATCCGTATAAGGGGAAGGTGATTGAGAGGAAAGTTGTTAAGAAGATAAGCGGTgacgataagaagaagaagaaagtcgaGTCTACTGATAGGAAAGGCGCTGGGGGATCTGGTGGGAGGGAGCCATCCTTCGGCTTCGTAAACAAGGACTTCCAGTCGCCTTATAATCCCCACGCCCGCAACCCCCTCGTGGAAACTTTCGAGAACATCGTCAACGGCGAGTATGGAATAAATCCGGGTATGGTGCTCGGGGCGGTGGCAGCTCTCCAGCAGTCGAAGAGTTTGAGCAATGGTGGAGAGAGGATTGAGAATTCGCATCGGGGgagtaatggggaagaaagagttCGTGTGCGCAACGAGGAGAGAATCGTCAGTTCGAAAGAGAGACTAAAAGGTGTTATGTTACCGGGGGCGTCGGGAGGGAAGGACTTACGAGACGGAAGTATCGGTGACAAAGCGACAAGAGGGACTCCCATAAAACCGCGAAAAGAGAACCGTAACTCACAGGGATCGAAGCAGAATATATTAGGGTCTCTCCTGACGCAGATCGGCCCTTCCATCCTCGGGGGTGCGCTGTCGAAGACCGTTCACAGTGGCCAAGGCAGCCCTCAAGGACCACCACAGGGGAGCCCCTTGAAGACCCTCATCAGCGAGGTCGGACCGAGTCTGCTGAGTGGAATCCTTCAGAACGGGAAAGACCATTCGGGTCCAGGAGGCGGAGGTGGCGAATCGAGTCCATTACAGTCCATCGTGAGCGGGTTGGGTCCGCTGCTTCTGGCAGGAGCCGTTTCCCAGGGACTCGGTGGGAATGGAAGGGACAAGGACACCCAGAGTCCTATCCAGTCGATGATCAGCAACCTCGGCCCGCAACTGATGAGCAATGTCTTAAAGCAAGGACTGGGTGTCGGAAAGGGGCGTTCTCAGGACCCTAGTCCCGTGGAGTCCATAATCAGCGGCCTGGGCCCTCTACTGGGAAACGCAATGCAGCGTTCCTTCCAAGGAGACAACAGCAAGAGCCCCGTAGTCTCGATCCTCGGCGGCCTGGGATCAAGTCTGTTATCAGGAATATCCAAAAAAAGCCAAGGAAACGCCAGACATAACGGTGCTCCGAAACGCAACACACCGCGGGTACAAGGACCTCAGCCACAAGAGCCGTCAAGGCAACGAGAGCaaaccgacaacaacaacaacaacagatcctTACCTGCGGCTCCTTCGCCAGGATCACCCAACTTCCGGGAAGGAAAGGATCCTAGACAGGAACCTGAAGGATTGAAGGAGGTTCATCCCTGGgccggggaaggagaggaagaacaccGAACAGAAGACAACAACAACGCG gctgCCCCAAACCCGCTCCTCCGCCGCGCCGCCGGAAGCCTCCTGGAGCAGTGGCTTCCCGACCGCCTCTCCGTGCCGAAGGCGAACTCGACGCGCGGGGCCTGGCAGATGGCAGTCAACCTGGCCCTCGGAAACCCCAAGGAcaagaagggcaggaggag TCAGTTTTGGTCGTGGCTGCGGCAACTGAGCGGGTCGGACCAGAAGGCAAGTCACGCAGCAGCCGATTGGATATTACGAGCACTTAATAATCCTGCTCgagccgcccacgcccgcgcgaTCTCGGACTTCTATGATGCTGTGACCAGAGTCCGGCCAATCTGCCAGTCGGCGGAAACTGTGGGAGGTCTCTATAACTGGAAAAAG GACGTTCTGGAAGGCAGCAAAGTCGTGTGCATGGATCCGGACGTCACTCCCAAGAAGAGGGGCTGCGTCGTCTACTCCTTCGGCGTCGAGGACGAGTGGAGTttcgaggaggagatggagggatacGGGTGCGAA GTGTGGGCCTTCGACGCCGCAATGACAACGGGGAACCACAACCACTCCGACAGCATCCATTTCTATAACATTGGCCTTGCTGCTTCTAACACCACGAGGGATGTTCGAGGCCAG ACGTGGAATCTGTTCACATACCCTGCCGTCGTGGCTAAGCTGGGCCACTCCAAGACAGCTGTCAGTTACTTGAACCTCGACGCTGCTGGTTCAGAGTGGGAG ATCCTGAAGGAGGCGATGCAGGACAGCCCCCACATCCTCACGAACGTCCACCAGCTCGGGGTCAAAGTTCACCTTGACCTGGCTCTGAAGGACCCGGCGTTGTATCAGGTCAACCTCAATACTCTCCGCGACCTGGAGAGTTACGGGTTTCAGCTCTTTTCGTCTGTtcaggaggaagcgagagaaaatgTATACTTTGATCCTTTACCCAAGAGGACCGTCAGCTTGACCTATGACCTTGTTTTCCTCCGAATATAA
- the LOC125031504 gene encoding uncharacterized protein LOC125031504 isoform X1, with product MTLQRIMLSLKRMWLLRPRHRNLLRSAAVVSALVSVVLFLSSAFLLDDSAPLPRSSLVTSPPAATASPLALQLTQSQPQQDGANDLRDKLPSQVSSDKNDFFNPYKGKVIERKVVKKISGDDKKKKKVESTDRKGAGGSGGREPSFGFVNKDFQSPYNPHARNPLVETFENIVNGEYGINPGMVLGAVAALQQSKSLSNGGERIENSHRGSNGEERVRVRNEERIVSSKERLKGVMLPGASGGKDLRDGSIGDKATRGTPIKPRKENRNSQGSKQNILGSLLTQIGPSILGGALSKTVHSGQGSPQGPPQGSPLKTLISEVGPSLLSGILQNGKDHSGPGGGGGESSPLQSIVSGLGPLLLAGAVSQGLGGNGRDKDTQSPIQSMISNLGPQLMSNVLKQGLGVGKGRSQDPSPVESIISGLGPLLGNAMQRSFQGDNSKSPVVSILGGLGSSLLSGISKKSQGNARHNGAPKRNTPRVQGPQPQEPSRQREQTDNNNNNRSLPAAPSPGSPNFREGKDPRQEPEGLKEVHPWAGEGEEEHRTEDNNNAAAPNPLLRRAAGSLLEQWLPDRLSVPKANSTRGAWQMAVNLALGNPKDKKGRRSQFWSWLRQLSGSDQKASHAAADWILRALNNPARAAHARAISDFYDAVTRVRPICQSAETVGGLYNWKKDVLEGSKVVCMDPDVTPKKRGCVVYSFGVEDEWSFEEEMEGYGCEVWAFDAAMTTGNHNHSDSIHFYNIGLAASNTTRDVRGQTWNLFTYPAVVAKLGHSKTAVSYLNLDAAGSEWEILKEAMQDSPHILTNVHQLGVKVHLDLALKDPALYQVNLNTLRDLESYGFQLFSSVQEEARENVYFDPLPKRTVSLTYDLVFLRI from the exons ATGACACTTCAGCGCATCATGTTATCATTAAAAAG aaTGTGGCTCCTTCGCCCTCGCCACCGGAACCTCCTTCGCTCGGCGGCCGTCGTCTCCGCCCTGGTCTCCGTCGTCCTCTTCCTCAGCAG CGCATTCCTGCTCGACGACTCGGCGCCGCTGCCACGGTCGTCCCTGGTGACGTCACCGCCCGCCGCAACGGCCTCCCCGCTCGCCCTGCAACTGACACAGTCTCAGCCTCAGCAGGACGGAGCCAATGACCTCCGGGACAAGCTGCCGTCCCAGGTGTCTTCCGATAAGAACGACTTTTTCAATCCGTATAAGGGGAAGGTGATTGAGAGGAAAGTTGTTAAGAAGATAAGCGGTgacgataagaagaagaagaaagtcgaGTCTACTGATAGGAAAGGCGCTGGGGGATCTGGTGGGAGGGAGCCATCCTTCGGCTTCGTAAACAAGGACTTCCAGTCGCCTTATAATCCCCACGCCCGCAACCCCCTCGTGGAAACTTTCGAGAACATCGTCAACGGCGAGTATGGAATAAATCCGGGTATGGTGCTCGGGGCGGTGGCAGCTCTCCAGCAGTCGAAGAGTTTGAGCAATGGTGGAGAGAGGATTGAGAATTCGCATCGGGGgagtaatggggaagaaagagttCGTGTGCGCAACGAGGAGAGAATCGTCAGTTCGAAAGAGAGACTAAAAGGTGTTATGTTACCGGGGGCGTCGGGAGGGAAGGACTTACGAGACGGAAGTATCGGTGACAAAGCGACAAGAGGGACTCCCATAAAACCGCGAAAAGAGAACCGTAACTCACAGGGATCGAAGCAGAATATATTAGGGTCTCTCCTGACGCAGATCGGCCCTTCCATCCTCGGGGGTGCGCTGTCGAAGACCGTTCACAGTGGCCAAGGCAGCCCTCAAGGACCACCACAGGGGAGCCCCTTGAAGACCCTCATCAGCGAGGTCGGACCGAGTCTGCTGAGTGGAATCCTTCAGAACGGGAAAGACCATTCGGGTCCAGGAGGCGGAGGTGGCGAATCGAGTCCATTACAGTCCATCGTGAGCGGGTTGGGTCCGCTGCTTCTGGCAGGAGCCGTTTCCCAGGGACTCGGTGGGAATGGAAGGGACAAGGACACCCAGAGTCCTATCCAGTCGATGATCAGCAACCTCGGCCCGCAACTGATGAGCAATGTCTTAAAGCAAGGACTGGGTGTCGGAAAGGGGCGTTCTCAGGACCCTAGTCCCGTGGAGTCCATAATCAGCGGCCTGGGCCCTCTACTGGGAAACGCAATGCAGCGTTCCTTCCAAGGAGACAACAGCAAGAGCCCCGTAGTCTCGATCCTCGGCGGCCTGGGATCAAGTCTGTTATCAGGAATATCCAAAAAAAGCCAAGGAAACGCCAGACATAACGGTGCTCCGAAACGCAACACACCGCGGGTACAAGGACCTCAGCCACAAGAGCCGTCAAGGCAACGAGAGCaaaccgacaacaacaacaacaacagatcctTACCTGCGGCTCCTTCGCCAGGATCACCCAACTTCCGGGAAGGAAAGGATCCTAGACAGGAACCTGAAGGATTGAAGGAGGTTCATCCCTGGgccggggaaggagaggaagaacaccGAACAGAAGACAACAACAACGCG gctgCCCCAAACCCGCTCCTCCGCCGCGCCGCCGGAAGCCTCCTGGAGCAGTGGCTTCCCGACCGCCTCTCCGTGCCGAAGGCGAACTCGACGCGCGGGGCCTGGCAGATGGCAGTCAACCTGGCCCTCGGAAACCCCAAGGAcaagaagggcaggaggag TCAGTTTTGGTCGTGGCTGCGGCAACTGAGCGGGTCGGACCAGAAGGCAAGTCACGCAGCAGCCGATTGGATATTACGAGCACTTAATAATCCTGCTCgagccgcccacgcccgcgcgaTCTCGGACTTCTATGATGCTGTGACCAGAGTCCGGCCAATCTGCCAGTCGGCGGAAACTGTGGGAGGTCTCTATAACTGGAAAAAG GACGTTCTGGAAGGCAGCAAAGTCGTGTGCATGGATCCGGACGTCACTCCCAAGAAGAGGGGCTGCGTCGTCTACTCCTTCGGCGTCGAGGACGAGTGGAGTttcgaggaggagatggagggatacGGGTGCGAA GTGTGGGCCTTCGACGCCGCAATGACAACGGGGAACCACAACCACTCCGACAGCATCCATTTCTATAACATTGGCCTTGCTGCTTCTAACACCACGAGGGATGTTCGAGGCCAG ACGTGGAATCTGTTCACATACCCTGCCGTCGTGGCTAAGCTGGGCCACTCCAAGACAGCTGTCAGTTACTTGAACCTCGACGCTGCTGGTTCAGAGTGGGAG ATCCTGAAGGAGGCGATGCAGGACAGCCCCCACATCCTCACGAACGTCCACCAGCTCGGGGTCAAAGTTCACCTTGACCTGGCTCTGAAGGACCCGGCGTTGTATCAGGTCAACCTCAATACTCTCCGCGACCTGGAGAGTTACGGGTTTCAGCTCTTTTCGTCTGTtcaggaggaagcgagagaaaatgTATACTTTGATCCTTTACCCAAGAGGACCGTCAGCTTGACCTATGACCTTGTTTTCCTCCGAATATAA